The DNA window ATAAATATGAGGGTGCAACACCATCTGGAAGCCATAAGCTAAATACTGCTATCCCACAAGCGTACTACAACAAAAAACAAGGTATCAAAAGACTTGCAACCGAAACTGGTGCAGGACAATGGGGGTCTGCATTATCAATTGCTTGTAACTTCTTTGGACTTGAATGTACTGTATATATGGTAAAAGTAAGTTATAATCAAAAGCCTTATAGAAAGATACTTATGGAGACATTTGGTGCTAAAGTCATACCAAGCCCAAGTAATTTAACACAGTCAGGAAGAAGTATACTTGAAAAAGAACCAAATTCGCCTGGAAGTTTAGGTATTGCAATAAGTGAAGCTGTTGAAGATGCTGCAACTCATGACGATACAAACTATACACTTGGTAGTGTTTTAAATCATGTAATTTTACATCAAACAGTTATTGGTGAAGAGGCTAAACTTCAAATGGAAAAGATTGACGAATATCCAGATATCGTTATTGGTTGTTGTGGTGGTGGAAGTAACTTTGCAGGTATTAGCTTCCCATTCTTAAGAGATAAGTTAACTCAAGGCAAAAATATAAGAGCAATTGCGGTAGAACCAACTGCTTGCCCAACACTTACAAAGGGTAAATTTACCTATGATTTTGGAGATGTTGCTGGTTTTACACCACTTATGATGATGTATACAGTTGGAAATAAGTTTGTTCCTCCAAGTATACATGCAGGTGGTCTTAGATACCATGGTGATTCTCCACTTGTAAGTAAATTATATAATGATGGCATAATCGAAGCAAAGGCTTATACACAAAATGAGGTATTCAGTGCTGCAGTTATGTTTGCAAAATCTGAAGGTATTATCCCAGCTCCAGAGTCTTCACATGCTATCAAGGCGGCAATTGATGAGGCAATACTTGCAAGAGAAGAAGGAAAAGAAAAGACAATTCTATTTGCTTTAAGTGGACATGGTCATTTTGATTTAGCTGCATATGATGATTTTTTAAATGGAAGACTTGAGGACATTGAAATAGATGATAAACTAATTGATAACTCATTAAAGCAACTACCATGCATTGAGGATTAAACTCTTTTAAATGGCAATAAGAGAATTTTTTATAAATAGGAATAAAGGCCTTCTTAGTTGGAAGTATTAATATATTTATTTCTATATAAGGGGGATTTTATTCCTATTTTTTATTTTGATTTCTTTCACATTATCAGTTATATAATAAAATATTTACACGTGTTATTTACACATGATATAATATTAATGTAAGGGGAGGGTTGAGGTGAAACCTAAAGATCTAATAAAAGAACTTGAAAAAGATGGTTGGTTTGAAGTAAGACAAAAAGGTTCTCATAAACAATTTAAACATATAAATAAAAAAGGTACAGTAACTGTCCCTTTCCATAATAAAGATCTTGACCCAAAGACACTAAATAGTATTCTTAAACAGGCAGGGTTAAAAAAATGACTTGTTGCTTAAGTAATTTATATAAATTTTATATTATCAATGAGAGGAGGGCTTATTATGCAAGATAAATATATTTTCCCAGCAATTTTTGAACCTGGAGAAAATGGTGGTTACTTTATCACTTTTCCTGACTTACCTGGCTGTATTACAGAAGGTAAAACGCTTGAAGAAGCTTTATATATGGCTAAAGATGCTTTGGAACTTCATATATATGGTTTAGAAGAAGATGAAGAGGAAATTCCTTCTCCTACACCTCCTGAAAAAATCAATGTTCCGAAAGGTTCTTTTATTGTGCCAATCGTTGTATATATGCCACCAATAAGGGAAGAAATGGCTAACAAAAGTGTCAATAAAACAGTTACCCTCCCAAGGTGGTTAAACAAAGCTGCAGAAGAGGCTAATATAAACTTTTCTCAGTTATTACAACAAGCCATAAAGGCTCAACTTGGTATTAAAAACCACAGTTTATAATTGAGGGGTATTTTCCCCTCAATATTTTTTTAACTGCTTATTTATACTTTTTTCTCTGCTTTTCTTTTTTTTATTTTCTCAATTTTAAGCATTTATTATTTCAATTTAAAATTGCAATTTAGAATATATATTTATTTTAATTTTATACTTGATGCTTTTTTTATAATTTATTACCATAAAAAATAATAAATAGTTTTGGAGGGAATATCTGATGAAAAAAGCATATTTCTTTGTTATTATTCTTATTTTAGGAATAGTTCTTTTATTTCCTACTATTCCTGTAAAAGCAGATATATATTCATCTAAAAACGAAACTACTGCTGTAGTATGGCTTGTAAGAGCTGGTAATATAGCAGCTCCAGTTACACAATCAGTGGATAACAGAGTGGGCTTTTGGTTCAATCAGATATCTTCGACAGAGCGTTATGTAACAAAATTAGAT is part of the Caldicellulosiruptoraceae bacterium PP1 genome and encodes:
- a CDS encoding TrpB-like pyridoxal phosphate-dependent enzyme codes for the protein MSTRKKVPFKTFLSEDELPRYWYNISADLSSPLMPPLDPQTKKPLNPDNLKAIFADELIKQEISQERFIEIPDEVFEFYKQYRSTPLIRAYNLEKLLNTPARIYYKYEGATPSGSHKLNTAIPQAYYNKKQGIKRLATETGAGQWGSALSIACNFFGLECTVYMVKVSYNQKPYRKILMETFGAKVIPSPSNLTQSGRSILEKEPNSPGSLGIAISEAVEDAATHDDTNYTLGSVLNHVILHQTVIGEEAKLQMEKIDEYPDIVIGCCGGGSNFAGISFPFLRDKLTQGKNIRAIAVEPTACPTLTKGKFTYDFGDVAGFTPLMMMYTVGNKFVPPSIHAGGLRYHGDSPLVSKLYNDGIIEAKAYTQNEVFSAAVMFAKSEGIIPAPESSHAIKAAIDEAILAREEGKEKTILFALSGHGHFDLAAYDDFLNGRLEDIEIDDKLIDNSLKQLPCIED
- a CDS encoding type II toxin-antitoxin system HicA family toxin, which encodes MKPKDLIKELEKDGWFEVRQKGSHKQFKHINKKGTVTVPFHNKDLDPKTLNSILKQAGLKK
- a CDS encoding type II toxin-antitoxin system HicB family antitoxin, which produces MQDKYIFPAIFEPGENGGYFITFPDLPGCITEGKTLEEALYMAKDALELHIYGLEEDEEEIPSPTPPEKINVPKGSFIVPIVVYMPPIREEMANKSVNKTVTLPRWLNKAAEEANINFSQLLQQAIKAQLGIKNHSL